From a region of the Fischerella sp. JS2 genome:
- a CDS encoding GlsB/YeaQ/YmgE family stress response membrane protein, which translates to MNILAWIVLGLIAGAIAKAIYPGHQGGGILGTILLGIIGAFVGGSLGVFFTTGRFALAASSLSIPGILVAVIGAIVAVFVWNLLTRRSAV; encoded by the coding sequence ATGAACATTCTTGCTTGGATTGTTTTAGGTTTAATTGCTGGTGCTATTGCCAAAGCTATCTACCCTGGTCATCAAGGCGGTGGTATTTTAGGAACAATTCTTTTAGGAATTATTGGTGCATTTGTTGGTGGTAGTTTGGGCGTATTCTTCACTACTGGACGCTTTGCACTAGCAGCTTCTAGTCTGAGTATTCCTGGTATTTTAGTAGCGGTTATCGGTGCAATTGTTGCTGTTTTTGTGTGGAACTTATTAACTCGCCGTAGTGCTGTGTAA
- the hetF gene encoding cell division protein HetF yields the protein MTQEFQISVTPVGQNDYLVRTERVAQGVPLAEELVTWPVADWLTAAGHLMNDPLKLVLQGDAIARNSVNLAALGREFYDKLFKGTLRDSWMAAQGIAQNRQGVLRLRLGLKDHRLARLPWEVMHAGDRPIATGPYIAFSRFHSGINGASRLPSMPTPPEEGGIRVLMVIASPNDRTRLNLLKQEAEELQAELHRQSPRFSETGAYLPGIELTLLEQPGREELTQALEQRRYHILHYSGHSNLGPNGGEIYLVSGRTGLTETLSGDDLAGLLVNNNIQMAVFNSCLGAYAATSDPTQETGERNLTESLVKRGIRSVLAMSERIPDEVALTLTQLFYRNLAQGYPVDLCVSRVRQGLISAYGSHQMYWALPILYLDKDFNGYLGPEIDVPQTPKLLNEYDPALGGTPTLYPATADNTDLSLPMDNMVASGLTQESSELDWLGEETWGDLVDEIEYDDPTYAQDSSVVAGIFGELGNSTDANEQTSMKAELIGQDREDSIDDADDSENLAALWGEFAPQIAPNRQIAPASDEVAVDDSLGGDWQSTFASSYITPSEKAAYRRRARGQLLSIVGFVGISAIAVFFGINWWQQRNSTLSDIPAISTDSKSSQNLSPTSIKTEATGIVTAYATEKLSNGDLQNGLLAVEALLDRNALDNAKTALDLVPTNQLDNPFVNFLKGRLAWQFVQIKDTRYSVDDARRFWENAVKTEPNSLLYSNALGFAYYAEGNLNRANDSWFKALDTAVKHNTSASNIVAKPKQESQDTLTAYAGLAIGLYKSARNQPDSKREQYLNEAVKLRQMVVKDDPISFQKNQLANNWMWSEEAIKDWESLLQIKIGSQ from the coding sequence GTGACCCAGGAATTTCAAATTTCCGTAACCCCTGTAGGGCAAAACGACTACTTGGTGCGAACGGAAAGAGTCGCGCAGGGAGTTCCGTTGGCAGAAGAACTGGTGACTTGGCCTGTAGCTGATTGGTTGACAGCTGCTGGACATTTGATGAATGACCCATTGAAGTTAGTGTTACAGGGAGATGCGATCGCCAGAAACTCTGTCAACTTAGCAGCATTGGGTCGGGAGTTTTACGATAAATTGTTTAAAGGCACTCTCAGAGATAGTTGGATGGCTGCCCAAGGTATCGCCCAAAATCGCCAAGGTGTATTGCGCCTACGTTTGGGGTTAAAAGATCATCGGTTAGCGCGTTTGCCTTGGGAAGTGATGCACGCAGGTGATCGTCCCATAGCCACAGGCCCATATATTGCTTTTTCTCGCTTCCACTCAGGAATAAATGGGGCATCTCGCCTACCATCAATGCCTACACCGCCGGAAGAAGGTGGTATCAGAGTATTGATGGTAATTGCTTCTCCCAATGATCGAACCCGTTTGAATTTACTTAAACAAGAAGCTGAAGAACTACAAGCAGAACTACATCGCCAATCACCACGCTTCTCGGAAACAGGGGCTTATCTGCCAGGTATCGAACTAACTTTGTTAGAACAGCCAGGTAGAGAAGAATTAACACAAGCCCTGGAACAAAGACGTTATCACATCCTGCACTACTCCGGTCACAGTAACTTAGGCCCTAACGGCGGCGAAATTTATCTTGTCAGTGGTAGAACAGGCCTCACCGAGACACTAAGTGGAGACGACTTAGCAGGCTTACTCGTCAATAACAATATTCAAATGGCTGTGTTTAACTCCTGCTTGGGCGCATACGCAGCTACTTCTGACCCCACACAAGAAACAGGCGAACGTAATCTTACCGAAAGCTTAGTTAAACGGGGTATTAGGAGTGTTTTAGCAATGTCAGAACGCATTCCTGATGAAGTCGCGTTGACATTGACACAGTTATTTTACCGTAACCTTGCTCAAGGATATCCTGTAGATTTGTGTGTGAGCCGAGTACGACAGGGGTTAATCTCTGCCTATGGATCGCATCAGATGTACTGGGCTTTGCCTATTTTGTATCTTGATAAAGATTTTAATGGTTATCTCGGACCGGAAATTGATGTACCCCAAACGCCAAAATTGCTCAACGAGTATGATCCGGCCTTAGGGGGAACACCAACACTCTACCCAGCTACAGCAGATAATACCGATCTGTCTTTGCCGATGGATAATATGGTTGCTTCTGGTCTGACACAAGAGTCTTCTGAGTTAGACTGGCTAGGCGAAGAAACCTGGGGTGATTTGGTAGATGAAATCGAGTATGACGATCCAACCTATGCCCAGGATTCATCTGTAGTCGCAGGTATATTTGGTGAACTAGGCAATTCCACAGATGCTAACGAGCAAACTTCCATGAAAGCCGAACTTATAGGGCAGGATAGAGAAGATAGTATTGATGACGCTGACGATAGTGAAAATCTCGCTGCATTGTGGGGAGAATTTGCACCACAAATAGCGCCAAATAGACAAATAGCACCAGCAAGTGATGAAGTAGCTGTTGATGATAGCTTAGGTGGAGATTGGCAAAGTACTTTTGCTTCTTCTTACATTACCCCATCTGAGAAAGCTGCCTATAGACGACGCGCTCGAGGTCAGTTGTTGTCTATAGTTGGATTTGTGGGAATTAGTGCGATCGCAGTATTTTTTGGCATAAATTGGTGGCAGCAACGAAACTCAACCCTATCTGACATACCAGCAATTTCTACCGATTCTAAATCTAGCCAAAATCTGTCACCGACTAGTATAAAAACAGAAGCAACCGGAATTGTCACCGCCTATGCTACCGAGAAACTGAGCAATGGTGACTTACAAAATGGACTATTAGCTGTAGAGGCACTTCTGGATCGTAATGCTCTTGATAATGCCAAAACAGCCCTTGATCTTGTTCCTACCAATCAGTTAGATAATCCATTTGTCAACTTTTTAAAAGGACGCTTAGCATGGCAGTTTGTCCAAATCAAAGACACTAGATATAGCGTTGATGATGCCCGCCGTTTTTGGGAAAATGCTGTAAAAACAGAACCCAATTCGCTTTTATATTCTAATGCTTTAGGTTTTGCTTACTACGCAGAAGGCAATCTCAATCGTGCCAACGACTCTTGGTTTAAAGCATTGGACACTGCTGTCAAACACAATACATCAGCCAGTAACATTGTAGCCAAACCAAAACAAGAATCTCAGGATACTTTAACAGCCTATGCAGGCTTAGCCATTGGATTATACAAATCTGCACGTAATCAGCCAGATTCTAAACGAGAGCAATATCTTAATGAAGCAGTAAAACTGCGGCAAATGGTAGTCAAAGATGATCCTATCAGTTTTCAAAAAAATCAATTAGCTAACAATTGGATGTGGTCAGAAGAAGCAATTAAAGATTGGGAATCTCTCTTACAAATCAAGATTGGATCTCAATAA
- a CDS encoding fasciclin domain-containing protein — protein MTDIVETAVNTGNFNTLIKAVEASGLLETIKSEGPYTLFAPTDDAFAKLPEGTLDDLLANTPKLKRIVAYHVAFGDVRSDDLAQIDEAQTVEGSVIAIASVDGKVQVNDANVLKTDILADNGVIHVIDQVLMPALVVAE, from the coding sequence ATGACTGATATTGTAGAAACTGCTGTTAATACAGGTAATTTCAATACCCTAATCAAAGCTGTTGAAGCCAGCGGACTATTAGAAACTATTAAAAGTGAAGGCCCTTATACACTGTTTGCACCCACTGATGATGCTTTTGCTAAGCTACCAGAGGGGACATTAGATGATTTACTAGCAAATACCCCAAAGTTAAAGAGAATTGTTGCCTATCATGTTGCTTTTGGGGATGTTAGATCAGATGATTTGGCGCAAATTGATGAGGCGCAGACAGTTGAAGGATCGGTGATCGCGATCGCATCCGTTGATGGTAAAGTTCAGGTAAATGATGCCAATGTTCTCAAAACTGATATTTTGGCTGACAACGGCGTTATCCACGTTATT